The bacterium nucleotide sequence CATGCGCTCACGCCGCCGATCCACCAGACCTCCACCTTCTGGTTTCGCGATTCCGCCGAACTGCGCGAATACGCGGAAGGCCGGCTCGATCGCGACGAGTACGGCCGCTACAGCAACCCGAGCTGGCAGGTCGTCCAGGACAAGCTCTCGGAACTGGAAGGCGCGGAAGAAACCGTGCTGTTCAGCTCGGGGATGGCCGCAGCGACCAGCACCTTCCTGGCGCTGCTGCCGCGGGGCGGACACATCGTCGTCACGAACGATTGCTACCGGCGCACCCGCCAGTTCATCCAGCAATACCTGTCGAAGCTCGACGTGACGGCCACCGTCATCGAGCCCGCCGACACGGCGGCCCTGAAGGACGCGCTGCAAGACGACACGGTCTTCTTCTTCACCGAGAGCCCGACCAACCCCTACCTGCGCGTGATCGACCTGCCCGAGGCCGCGCGCATTTGTCACGAGCGCGGCGTGAAGGTGATCATCGACGGCACGTTCGCCACGCCGATCAACCACCGCCCACTGGAACAGGGCGCGGATCTCGTGATCCACAGCGCGACGAAGTATCTCGGCGGACACAACGATCTCATCGCAGGCACCATCTCGGGTTCGGCAGAAGAGATCGCTCCCGTGCGCGAAGCTTGCGGCGTGCTGGGCGGGATCCTCGATCCCCACGCCGCCTACCTGCTGCTGCGCGGAATGAAGACGCTCTCCCTGCGCATGGAACGCCACAACGCCAACGGCCTGGCCGTGGCACGCTGGCTCGAAGGCCAGCCGAAGGTACGAAAGGTCTGGTACCCGGGCCTCGAAAGCCATCCCGACCACGAGGTGGCCAGCCG carries:
- a CDS encoding aminotransferase class I/II-fold pyridoxal phosphate-dependent enzyme — translated: MAKRPEAPGTSTQAVHAGQRDRGKSHALTPPIHQTSTFWFRDSAELREYAEGRLDRDEYGRYSNPSWQVVQDKLSELEGAEETVLFSSGMAAATSTFLALLPRGGHIVVTNDCYRRTRQFIQQYLSKLDVTATVIEPADTAALKDALQDDTVFFFTESPTNPYLRVIDLPEAARICHERGVKVIIDGTFATPINHRPLEQGADLVIHSATKYLGGHNDLIAGTISGSAEEIAPVREACGVLGGILDPHAAYLLLRGMKTLSLRMERHNANGLAVARWLEGQPKVRKVWYPGLESHPDHEVASRLMQGFAGVVTFEIDGDLEDAIRFTDACRLPYIAPSLGGVETLVEMPVLMSYWDYPAEERQAYGITDSLIRLACGVEDVDDLIADLSQAL